A genome region from Columba livia isolate bColLiv1 breed racing homer chromosome 2, bColLiv1.pat.W.v2, whole genome shotgun sequence includes the following:
- the LRRFIP2 gene encoding leucine-rich repeat flightless-interacting protein 2 isoform X13, translated as MGTPGSGRKRTPVKDRFSAEDEALSNIAREAEARLAAKRAARAEARDIRMRELERQQKESSQHSYDRKWAHIQKWMEDSERARYSHRSSRHSYLSSLDVSGSHRSRASTSRRRDLVYDSTKDISSRYSVPSHAYSESHSSKKKAAYSRKDLLSGIYYDQRNYSSLRHSKPVPSYHTRSSSLYSDPVATTRSYRVSPSVNTGLIRSISLASLYGDGLYSSYSSRTPSEYSYSSRASSIRSSPMSSDFSDQSETAADYFSRSNRRGSVVSDADDIQDLNSLEEKSEKSHSEIFSRPSSRNSISATPLSGNSSRRGSGDTSSLVDPDASLSELRDIYDLKDQIHDVEGRYMQGLKELKDSLAEVEEKYKKAMVSNAQLDNEKNNLVYQVDTLKDVIEEKEEQIAEFYRENEEKSKELERQKHTCSVLQHKLDELKEGLRQRDELIEKHGLVIIPDGTPNGDVNHESVVGAITVVSQEAAQVLESAGEGPLDVRLRKLAGEKEELLSQVRKLKMQLEEERQKYSKSDGMNTDIMGLENGSDLQLIEMQRDANRQISEYKFKLSKAEQDITTLEQNIGRLEGQVARYKNAAENAEKVEDELKAEKRKLQRELRTALDKIEEMEMTNSHLMKRLEKMKANRTALLSQQ; from the exons GCGGAAGCCAGGCTTGCAGCCAAAAGGGCAGCTCGAGCAGAAGCAAGAGATATACGTATGAGAGAGCTGGAGCGACAGCAAAAAGAG TCTTCTCAGCATTCATATGATAGAAAATGGGCTCATATCCAGAAATGGATG gAAGATTCAGAGAGGGCCAGGTATTCTCACCGGTCCAGTCGACATTCATATTTG AGTTCTTTGGATGTCAGTGGGTCTCACAGGAGCAGAGCAAGTACCTCCAGAAGGAGAGATCTTGTG TATGACAGTACTAAGGATATATCTTCAAGATACTCGGTCCCT AGTCATGCTTACAGTGAATCTCATAGTTCAAAGAAGAAAGCTGCTTATTCACGTAAAGACTTATTG AGTGGAATTTACTATGATCAAAGAAATTATAGCAGCCTTAGACATAGTAAACCAGTTCCTTCCTACCATACTCGG TCATCTTCTCTATACAGTGATCCAGTGGCAACAACTAGGAGTTACAGG GTGTCTCCTTCTGTAAACACTGGTTTGATAAGAAGTATCAGTTTG gCATCTTTGTATGGTGATGGATTATATAGCTCATATAGTTCTCGCACT CCATCTGAATACAGTTATTCTTCAAGAGCAAGCTCAATTCGAAGTAGTCCTATG TCTTCTGATTTTTCTGATCAAAGTGAAACTGCTGCTGACTATTTTAGTCGTTCCAACCGCAGGGGAAGCGTTGTTTCCGATGCAGATGACATCCAAGATTTGAATAGT ctagaagaaaagagtgaaaaatcacattcagaaatattttcaagg ccATCATCTCGCAACTCAATAAGTGCAACTCCTCTGAGCGGCAACTCATCTAGGAGAGGAAGTGGAGACACAAGCAGTTTGGTGGATCCGGATGCATCCCTCAGTGAATTACGG GATATCTATGATCTTAAGGACCAGATACACGATGTAGAAGGGAGATACATGCAGGGACTTAAAGAACTAAAG GATTCGCTAGCTGAGGTTGAAGAGAAGTACAAGAAAGCTATGGTTTCCAATGCTCAACTAGACAATGAGAAAAACAACTTAGTTTACCAAGTGGATACTCTAAAGGACGTCattgaggagaaagaagaacagataGCAGAGTTCTATAGGGAGAATGAAGAGAAGTCAAAG GAATTGGAAAGACAGAAACACACGTGCAGCGTTCTACAGCATAAGCTGGATGAACTTAAAGAGGGCCTTCGACAGAGAGATGAATTGATAGAG aaacatGGATTAGTTATAATTCCAGATGGCACACCAAATGGTGATGTAAACCATGAATCAGTGGTTGGTGCAATAACAGTTGTATCACAGGAAGCTGCTCAAGTCTTGGAATCTGCGGGAGAAGGACCACTAG ATGTCCGGCTACGAAAACTggctggggaaaaggaggaattGTTGTCCCAG gttagAAAACTGAAGATGCAGTTGGAAGAAGAGCGACAGAAATACTCTAAAAGTGATGGCATGAATACAGATATCATGGGCTTAGAGAATGGTTCTGACTTGCAGCTAATTGAAATGCAGA GAGATGCCAACAGACAAATTAGTGAATACAAATTTAAGCTTTCGAAAGCTGAACAAGATATAACTACCTTGGAACAAAAC ATTGGACGACTTGAGGGGCAGGTTGCAAGGtataaaaatgcagcagaaaatgcagaaaaagtagAAGATGAACTCAAAGCTGAAAAGAGGAAGCTTCAGCGAGAG ttAAGAACAGCACTGGATAAGATAGAAGAGATGGAGATGACCAATAGCCACTTAATGAAAAGACTGGAGAAGATGAAGGCAAATAGGACTGCGCTTTTATCTCAGCAGTGA
- the LRRFIP2 gene encoding leucine-rich repeat flightless-interacting protein 2 isoform X21, with protein MGTPGSGRKRTPVKDRFSAEDEALSNIAREAEARLAAKRAARAEARDIRMRELERQQKELEEKSEKSHSEIFSRPSSRNSISATPLSGNSSRRGSGDTSSLVDPDASLSELRDSLAEVEEKYKKAMVSNAQLDNEKNNLVYQVDTLKDVIEEKEEQIAEFYRENEEKSKELERQKHTCSVLQHKLDELKEGLRQRDELIEKHGLVIIPDGTPNGDVNHESVVGAITVVSQEAAQVLESAGEGPLDVRLRKLAGEKEELLSQVRKLKMQLEEERQKYSKSDGMNTDIMGLENGSDLQLIEMQRDANRQISEYKFKLSKAEQDITTLEQNIGRLEGQVARYKNAAENAEKVEDELKAEKRKLQRELRTALDKIEEMEMTNSHLMKRLEKMKANRTALLSQQ; from the exons GCGGAAGCCAGGCTTGCAGCCAAAAGGGCAGCTCGAGCAGAAGCAAGAGATATACGTATGAGAGAGCTGGAGCGACAGCAAAAAGAG ctagaagaaaagagtgaaaaatcacattcagaaatattttcaagg ccATCATCTCGCAACTCAATAAGTGCAACTCCTCTGAGCGGCAACTCATCTAGGAGAGGAAGTGGAGACACAAGCAGTTTGGTGGATCCGGATGCATCCCTCAGTGAATTACGG GATTCGCTAGCTGAGGTTGAAGAGAAGTACAAGAAAGCTATGGTTTCCAATGCTCAACTAGACAATGAGAAAAACAACTTAGTTTACCAAGTGGATACTCTAAAGGACGTCattgaggagaaagaagaacagataGCAGAGTTCTATAGGGAGAATGAAGAGAAGTCAAAG GAATTGGAAAGACAGAAACACACGTGCAGCGTTCTACAGCATAAGCTGGATGAACTTAAAGAGGGCCTTCGACAGAGAGATGAATTGATAGAG aaacatGGATTAGTTATAATTCCAGATGGCACACCAAATGGTGATGTAAACCATGAATCAGTGGTTGGTGCAATAACAGTTGTATCACAGGAAGCTGCTCAAGTCTTGGAATCTGCGGGAGAAGGACCACTAG ATGTCCGGCTACGAAAACTggctggggaaaaggaggaattGTTGTCCCAG gttagAAAACTGAAGATGCAGTTGGAAGAAGAGCGACAGAAATACTCTAAAAGTGATGGCATGAATACAGATATCATGGGCTTAGAGAATGGTTCTGACTTGCAGCTAATTGAAATGCAGA GAGATGCCAACAGACAAATTAGTGAATACAAATTTAAGCTTTCGAAAGCTGAACAAGATATAACTACCTTGGAACAAAAC ATTGGACGACTTGAGGGGCAGGTTGCAAGGtataaaaatgcagcagaaaatgcagaaaaagtagAAGATGAACTCAAAGCTGAAAAGAGGAAGCTTCAGCGAGAG ttAAGAACAGCACTGGATAAGATAGAAGAGATGGAGATGACCAATAGCCACTTAATGAAAAGACTGGAGAAGATGAAGGCAAATAGGACTGCGCTTTTATCTCAGCAGTGA
- the LRRFIP2 gene encoding leucine-rich repeat flightless-interacting protein 2 isoform X1 — MGTPGSGRKRTPVKDRFSAEDEALSNIAREAEARLAAKRAARAEARDIRMRELERQQKESSQHSYDRKWAHIQKWMEDSERARYSHRSSRHSYLSSLDVSGSHRSRASTSRRRDLVYDSTKDISSRYSVPSHAYSESHSSKKKAAYSRKDLLSGIYYDQRNYSSLRHSKPVPSYHTRSSSLYSDPVATTRSYRVSPSVNTGLIRSISLASLYGDGLYSSYSSRTPSEYSYSSRASSIRSSPMSSDFSDQSETAADYFSRSNRRGSVVSDADDIQDLNSLEEKSEKSHSEIFSRPSSRNSISATPLSGNSSRRGSGDTSSLVDPDASLSELRDIYDLKDQIHDVEGRYMQGLKELKDSLAEVEEKYKKAMVSNAQLDNEKNNLVYQVDTLKDVIEEKEEQIAEFYRENEEKSKELERQKHTCSVLQHKLDELKEGLRQRDELIEENQRMQQNIDSITKEVFDLQETINWKDKKIGALERQKDYFDCIKNERDELREELADLKEAMTRGEKHGLVIIPDGTPNGDVNHESVVGAITVVSQEAAQVLESAGEGPLDVRLRKLAGEKEELLSQVRKLKMQLEEERQKYSKSDGMNTDIMGLENGSDLQLIEMQRDANRQISEYKFKLSKAEQDITTLEQNIGRLEGQVARYKNAAENAEKVEDELKAEKRKLQRELRTALDKIEEMEMTNSHLMKRLEKMKANRTALLSQQ, encoded by the exons GCGGAAGCCAGGCTTGCAGCCAAAAGGGCAGCTCGAGCAGAAGCAAGAGATATACGTATGAGAGAGCTGGAGCGACAGCAAAAAGAG TCTTCTCAGCATTCATATGATAGAAAATGGGCTCATATCCAGAAATGGATG gAAGATTCAGAGAGGGCCAGGTATTCTCACCGGTCCAGTCGACATTCATATTTG AGTTCTTTGGATGTCAGTGGGTCTCACAGGAGCAGAGCAAGTACCTCCAGAAGGAGAGATCTTGTG TATGACAGTACTAAGGATATATCTTCAAGATACTCGGTCCCT AGTCATGCTTACAGTGAATCTCATAGTTCAAAGAAGAAAGCTGCTTATTCACGTAAAGACTTATTG AGTGGAATTTACTATGATCAAAGAAATTATAGCAGCCTTAGACATAGTAAACCAGTTCCTTCCTACCATACTCGG TCATCTTCTCTATACAGTGATCCAGTGGCAACAACTAGGAGTTACAGG GTGTCTCCTTCTGTAAACACTGGTTTGATAAGAAGTATCAGTTTG gCATCTTTGTATGGTGATGGATTATATAGCTCATATAGTTCTCGCACT CCATCTGAATACAGTTATTCTTCAAGAGCAAGCTCAATTCGAAGTAGTCCTATG TCTTCTGATTTTTCTGATCAAAGTGAAACTGCTGCTGACTATTTTAGTCGTTCCAACCGCAGGGGAAGCGTTGTTTCCGATGCAGATGACATCCAAGATTTGAATAGT ctagaagaaaagagtgaaaaatcacattcagaaatattttcaagg ccATCATCTCGCAACTCAATAAGTGCAACTCCTCTGAGCGGCAACTCATCTAGGAGAGGAAGTGGAGACACAAGCAGTTTGGTGGATCCGGATGCATCCCTCAGTGAATTACGG GATATCTATGATCTTAAGGACCAGATACACGATGTAGAAGGGAGATACATGCAGGGACTTAAAGAACTAAAG GATTCGCTAGCTGAGGTTGAAGAGAAGTACAAGAAAGCTATGGTTTCCAATGCTCAACTAGACAATGAGAAAAACAACTTAGTTTACCAAGTGGATACTCTAAAGGACGTCattgaggagaaagaagaacagataGCAGAGTTCTATAGGGAGAATGAAGAGAAGTCAAAG GAATTGGAAAGACAGAAACACACGTGCAGCGTTCTACAGCATAAGCTGGATGAACTTAAAGAGGGCCTTCGACAGAGAGATGAATTGATAGAG GAGAATCAACGCATGCAGCAGAATATAGACTCCATAACCAAAGAGGTGTTTGATCTTCAGGAGACAATTAAttggaaagataaaaaaataggG GCcctagaaagacagaaagattaCTTTGACTGCATTAAGAATGAGCGAGATGAGCTCAGAGAGGAGTTGGCTGACCTGAAGGAAGCAATGACGAGAGGAGAG aaacatGGATTAGTTATAATTCCAGATGGCACACCAAATGGTGATGTAAACCATGAATCAGTGGTTGGTGCAATAACAGTTGTATCACAGGAAGCTGCTCAAGTCTTGGAATCTGCGGGAGAAGGACCACTAG ATGTCCGGCTACGAAAACTggctggggaaaaggaggaattGTTGTCCCAG gttagAAAACTGAAGATGCAGTTGGAAGAAGAGCGACAGAAATACTCTAAAAGTGATGGCATGAATACAGATATCATGGGCTTAGAGAATGGTTCTGACTTGCAGCTAATTGAAATGCAGA GAGATGCCAACAGACAAATTAGTGAATACAAATTTAAGCTTTCGAAAGCTGAACAAGATATAACTACCTTGGAACAAAAC ATTGGACGACTTGAGGGGCAGGTTGCAAGGtataaaaatgcagcagaaaatgcagaaaaagtagAAGATGAACTCAAAGCTGAAAAGAGGAAGCTTCAGCGAGAG ttAAGAACAGCACTGGATAAGATAGAAGAGATGGAGATGACCAATAGCCACTTAATGAAAAGACTGGAGAAGATGAAGGCAAATAGGACTGCGCTTTTATCTCAGCAGTGA
- the LRRFIP2 gene encoding leucine-rich repeat flightless-interacting protein 2 isoform X15, giving the protein MGTPGSGRKRTPVKDRFSAEDEALSNIAREAEARLAAKRAARAEARDIRMRELERQQKESSQHSYDRKWAHIQKWMEDSERARYSHRSSRHSYLSSLDVSGSHRSRASTSRRRDLVYDSTKDISSRYSVPSHAYSESHSSKKKAAYSRKDLLSGIYYDQRNYSSLRHSKPVPSYHTRSSSLYSDPVATTRSYRVSPSVNTGLIRSISLASLYGDGLYSSYSSRTPSEYSYSSRASSIRSSPMSSDFSDQSETAADYFSRSNRRGSVVSDADDIQDLNSLEEKSEKSHSEIFSRPSSRNSISATPLSGNSSRRGSGDTSSLVDPDASLSELRDSLAEVEEKYKKAMVSNAQLDNEKNNLVYQVDTLKDVIEEKEEQIAEFYRENEEKSKELERQKHTCSVLQHKLDELKEGLRQRDELIEKHGLVIIPDGTPNGDVNHESVVGAITVVSQEAAQVLESAGEGPLDVRLRKLAGEKEELLSQVRKLKMQLEEERQKYSKSDGMNTDIMGLENGSDLQLIEMQRDANRQISEYKFKLSKAEQDITTLEQNIGRLEGQVARYKNAAENAEKVEDELKAEKRKLQRELRTALDKIEEMEMTNSHLMKRLEKMKANRTALLSQQ; this is encoded by the exons GCGGAAGCCAGGCTTGCAGCCAAAAGGGCAGCTCGAGCAGAAGCAAGAGATATACGTATGAGAGAGCTGGAGCGACAGCAAAAAGAG TCTTCTCAGCATTCATATGATAGAAAATGGGCTCATATCCAGAAATGGATG gAAGATTCAGAGAGGGCCAGGTATTCTCACCGGTCCAGTCGACATTCATATTTG AGTTCTTTGGATGTCAGTGGGTCTCACAGGAGCAGAGCAAGTACCTCCAGAAGGAGAGATCTTGTG TATGACAGTACTAAGGATATATCTTCAAGATACTCGGTCCCT AGTCATGCTTACAGTGAATCTCATAGTTCAAAGAAGAAAGCTGCTTATTCACGTAAAGACTTATTG AGTGGAATTTACTATGATCAAAGAAATTATAGCAGCCTTAGACATAGTAAACCAGTTCCTTCCTACCATACTCGG TCATCTTCTCTATACAGTGATCCAGTGGCAACAACTAGGAGTTACAGG GTGTCTCCTTCTGTAAACACTGGTTTGATAAGAAGTATCAGTTTG gCATCTTTGTATGGTGATGGATTATATAGCTCATATAGTTCTCGCACT CCATCTGAATACAGTTATTCTTCAAGAGCAAGCTCAATTCGAAGTAGTCCTATG TCTTCTGATTTTTCTGATCAAAGTGAAACTGCTGCTGACTATTTTAGTCGTTCCAACCGCAGGGGAAGCGTTGTTTCCGATGCAGATGACATCCAAGATTTGAATAGT ctagaagaaaagagtgaaaaatcacattcagaaatattttcaagg ccATCATCTCGCAACTCAATAAGTGCAACTCCTCTGAGCGGCAACTCATCTAGGAGAGGAAGTGGAGACACAAGCAGTTTGGTGGATCCGGATGCATCCCTCAGTGAATTACGG GATTCGCTAGCTGAGGTTGAAGAGAAGTACAAGAAAGCTATGGTTTCCAATGCTCAACTAGACAATGAGAAAAACAACTTAGTTTACCAAGTGGATACTCTAAAGGACGTCattgaggagaaagaagaacagataGCAGAGTTCTATAGGGAGAATGAAGAGAAGTCAAAG GAATTGGAAAGACAGAAACACACGTGCAGCGTTCTACAGCATAAGCTGGATGAACTTAAAGAGGGCCTTCGACAGAGAGATGAATTGATAGAG aaacatGGATTAGTTATAATTCCAGATGGCACACCAAATGGTGATGTAAACCATGAATCAGTGGTTGGTGCAATAACAGTTGTATCACAGGAAGCTGCTCAAGTCTTGGAATCTGCGGGAGAAGGACCACTAG ATGTCCGGCTACGAAAACTggctggggaaaaggaggaattGTTGTCCCAG gttagAAAACTGAAGATGCAGTTGGAAGAAGAGCGACAGAAATACTCTAAAAGTGATGGCATGAATACAGATATCATGGGCTTAGAGAATGGTTCTGACTTGCAGCTAATTGAAATGCAGA GAGATGCCAACAGACAAATTAGTGAATACAAATTTAAGCTTTCGAAAGCTGAACAAGATATAACTACCTTGGAACAAAAC ATTGGACGACTTGAGGGGCAGGTTGCAAGGtataaaaatgcagcagaaaatgcagaaaaagtagAAGATGAACTCAAAGCTGAAAAGAGGAAGCTTCAGCGAGAG ttAAGAACAGCACTGGATAAGATAGAAGAGATGGAGATGACCAATAGCCACTTAATGAAAAGACTGGAGAAGATGAAGGCAAATAGGACTGCGCTTTTATCTCAGCAGTGA
- the LRRFIP2 gene encoding leucine-rich repeat flightless-interacting protein 2 isoform X12, protein MGTPGSGRKRTPVKDRFSAEDEALSNIAREAEARLAAKRAARAEARDIRMRELERQQKESSQHSYDRKWAHIQKWMEDSERARYSHRSSRHSYLSSLDVSGSHRSRASTSRRRDLVYDSTKDISSRYSVPSHAYSESHSSKKKAAYSRKDLLSGIYYDQRNYSSLRHSKPVPSYHTRSSSLYSDPVATTRSYRVSPSVNTGLIRSISLASLYGDGLYSSYSSRTPSEYSYSSRASSIRSSPMSSDFSDQSETAADYFSRSNRRGSVVSDADDIQDLNSLEEKSEKSHSEIFSRPSSRNSISATPLSGNSSRRGSGDTSSLVDPDASLSELRDSLAEVEEKYKKAMVSNAQLDNEKNNLVYQVDTLKDVIEEKEEQIAEFYRENEEKSKELERQKHTCSVLQHKLDELKEGLRQRDELIEALERQKDYFDCIKNERDELREELADLKEAMTRGEKHGLVIIPDGTPNGDVNHESVVGAITVVSQEAAQVLESAGEGPLDVRLRKLAGEKEELLSQVRKLKMQLEEERQKYSKSDGMNTDIMGLENGSDLQLIEMQRDANRQISEYKFKLSKAEQDITTLEQNIGRLEGQVARYKNAAENAEKVEDELKAEKRKLQRELRTALDKIEEMEMTNSHLMKRLEKMKANRTALLSQQ, encoded by the exons GCGGAAGCCAGGCTTGCAGCCAAAAGGGCAGCTCGAGCAGAAGCAAGAGATATACGTATGAGAGAGCTGGAGCGACAGCAAAAAGAG TCTTCTCAGCATTCATATGATAGAAAATGGGCTCATATCCAGAAATGGATG gAAGATTCAGAGAGGGCCAGGTATTCTCACCGGTCCAGTCGACATTCATATTTG AGTTCTTTGGATGTCAGTGGGTCTCACAGGAGCAGAGCAAGTACCTCCAGAAGGAGAGATCTTGTG TATGACAGTACTAAGGATATATCTTCAAGATACTCGGTCCCT AGTCATGCTTACAGTGAATCTCATAGTTCAAAGAAGAAAGCTGCTTATTCACGTAAAGACTTATTG AGTGGAATTTACTATGATCAAAGAAATTATAGCAGCCTTAGACATAGTAAACCAGTTCCTTCCTACCATACTCGG TCATCTTCTCTATACAGTGATCCAGTGGCAACAACTAGGAGTTACAGG GTGTCTCCTTCTGTAAACACTGGTTTGATAAGAAGTATCAGTTTG gCATCTTTGTATGGTGATGGATTATATAGCTCATATAGTTCTCGCACT CCATCTGAATACAGTTATTCTTCAAGAGCAAGCTCAATTCGAAGTAGTCCTATG TCTTCTGATTTTTCTGATCAAAGTGAAACTGCTGCTGACTATTTTAGTCGTTCCAACCGCAGGGGAAGCGTTGTTTCCGATGCAGATGACATCCAAGATTTGAATAGT ctagaagaaaagagtgaaaaatcacattcagaaatattttcaagg ccATCATCTCGCAACTCAATAAGTGCAACTCCTCTGAGCGGCAACTCATCTAGGAGAGGAAGTGGAGACACAAGCAGTTTGGTGGATCCGGATGCATCCCTCAGTGAATTACGG GATTCGCTAGCTGAGGTTGAAGAGAAGTACAAGAAAGCTATGGTTTCCAATGCTCAACTAGACAATGAGAAAAACAACTTAGTTTACCAAGTGGATACTCTAAAGGACGTCattgaggagaaagaagaacagataGCAGAGTTCTATAGGGAGAATGAAGAGAAGTCAAAG GAATTGGAAAGACAGAAACACACGTGCAGCGTTCTACAGCATAAGCTGGATGAACTTAAAGAGGGCCTTCGACAGAGAGATGAATTGATAGAG GCcctagaaagacagaaagattaCTTTGACTGCATTAAGAATGAGCGAGATGAGCTCAGAGAGGAGTTGGCTGACCTGAAGGAAGCAATGACGAGAGGAGAG aaacatGGATTAGTTATAATTCCAGATGGCACACCAAATGGTGATGTAAACCATGAATCAGTGGTTGGTGCAATAACAGTTGTATCACAGGAAGCTGCTCAAGTCTTGGAATCTGCGGGAGAAGGACCACTAG ATGTCCGGCTACGAAAACTggctggggaaaaggaggaattGTTGTCCCAG gttagAAAACTGAAGATGCAGTTGGAAGAAGAGCGACAGAAATACTCTAAAAGTGATGGCATGAATACAGATATCATGGGCTTAGAGAATGGTTCTGACTTGCAGCTAATTGAAATGCAGA GAGATGCCAACAGACAAATTAGTGAATACAAATTTAAGCTTTCGAAAGCTGAACAAGATATAACTACCTTGGAACAAAAC ATTGGACGACTTGAGGGGCAGGTTGCAAGGtataaaaatgcagcagaaaatgcagaaaaagtagAAGATGAACTCAAAGCTGAAAAGAGGAAGCTTCAGCGAGAG ttAAGAACAGCACTGGATAAGATAGAAGAGATGGAGATGACCAATAGCCACTTAATGAAAAGACTGGAGAAGATGAAGGCAAATAGGACTGCGCTTTTATCTCAGCAGTGA
- the LRRFIP2 gene encoding leucine-rich repeat flightless-interacting protein 2 isoform X6, with the protein MGTPGSGRKRTPVKDRFSAEDEALSNIAREAEARLAAKRAARAEARDIRMRELERQQKESSQHSYDRKWAHIQKWMEDSERARYSHRSSRHSYLSSLDVSGSHRSRASTSRRRDLVYDSTKDISSRYSVPSHAYSESHSSKKKAAYSRKDLLSGIYYDQRNYSSLRHSKPVPSYHTRSSSLYSDPVATTRSYRVSPSVNTGLIRSISLASLYGDGLYSSYSSRTPSEYSYSSRASSIRSSPMSSDFSDQSETAADYFSRSNRRGSVVSDADDIQDLNSLEEKSEKSHSEIFSRPSSRNSISATPLSGNSSRRGSGDTSSLVDPDASLSELRDSLAEVEEKYKKAMVSNAQLDNEKNNLVYQVDTLKDVIEEKEEQIAEFYRENEEKSKELERQKHTCSVLQHKLDELKEGLRQRDELIEENQRMQQNIDSITKEVFDLQETINWKDKKIGALERQKDYFDCIKNERDELREELADLKEAMTRGEKHGLVIIPDGTPNGDVNHESVVGAITVVSQEAAQVLESAGEGPLDVRLRKLAGEKEELLSQVRKLKMQLEEERQKYSKSDGMNTDIMGLENGSDLQLIEMQRDANRQISEYKFKLSKAEQDITTLEQNIGRLEGQVARYKNAAENAEKVEDELKAEKRKLQRELRTALDKIEEMEMTNSHLMKRLEKMKANRTALLSQQ; encoded by the exons GCGGAAGCCAGGCTTGCAGCCAAAAGGGCAGCTCGAGCAGAAGCAAGAGATATACGTATGAGAGAGCTGGAGCGACAGCAAAAAGAG TCTTCTCAGCATTCATATGATAGAAAATGGGCTCATATCCAGAAATGGATG gAAGATTCAGAGAGGGCCAGGTATTCTCACCGGTCCAGTCGACATTCATATTTG AGTTCTTTGGATGTCAGTGGGTCTCACAGGAGCAGAGCAAGTACCTCCAGAAGGAGAGATCTTGTG TATGACAGTACTAAGGATATATCTTCAAGATACTCGGTCCCT AGTCATGCTTACAGTGAATCTCATAGTTCAAAGAAGAAAGCTGCTTATTCACGTAAAGACTTATTG AGTGGAATTTACTATGATCAAAGAAATTATAGCAGCCTTAGACATAGTAAACCAGTTCCTTCCTACCATACTCGG TCATCTTCTCTATACAGTGATCCAGTGGCAACAACTAGGAGTTACAGG GTGTCTCCTTCTGTAAACACTGGTTTGATAAGAAGTATCAGTTTG gCATCTTTGTATGGTGATGGATTATATAGCTCATATAGTTCTCGCACT CCATCTGAATACAGTTATTCTTCAAGAGCAAGCTCAATTCGAAGTAGTCCTATG TCTTCTGATTTTTCTGATCAAAGTGAAACTGCTGCTGACTATTTTAGTCGTTCCAACCGCAGGGGAAGCGTTGTTTCCGATGCAGATGACATCCAAGATTTGAATAGT ctagaagaaaagagtgaaaaatcacattcagaaatattttcaagg ccATCATCTCGCAACTCAATAAGTGCAACTCCTCTGAGCGGCAACTCATCTAGGAGAGGAAGTGGAGACACAAGCAGTTTGGTGGATCCGGATGCATCCCTCAGTGAATTACGG GATTCGCTAGCTGAGGTTGAAGAGAAGTACAAGAAAGCTATGGTTTCCAATGCTCAACTAGACAATGAGAAAAACAACTTAGTTTACCAAGTGGATACTCTAAAGGACGTCattgaggagaaagaagaacagataGCAGAGTTCTATAGGGAGAATGAAGAGAAGTCAAAG GAATTGGAAAGACAGAAACACACGTGCAGCGTTCTACAGCATAAGCTGGATGAACTTAAAGAGGGCCTTCGACAGAGAGATGAATTGATAGAG GAGAATCAACGCATGCAGCAGAATATAGACTCCATAACCAAAGAGGTGTTTGATCTTCAGGAGACAATTAAttggaaagataaaaaaataggG GCcctagaaagacagaaagattaCTTTGACTGCATTAAGAATGAGCGAGATGAGCTCAGAGAGGAGTTGGCTGACCTGAAGGAAGCAATGACGAGAGGAGAG aaacatGGATTAGTTATAATTCCAGATGGCACACCAAATGGTGATGTAAACCATGAATCAGTGGTTGGTGCAATAACAGTTGTATCACAGGAAGCTGCTCAAGTCTTGGAATCTGCGGGAGAAGGACCACTAG ATGTCCGGCTACGAAAACTggctggggaaaaggaggaattGTTGTCCCAG gttagAAAACTGAAGATGCAGTTGGAAGAAGAGCGACAGAAATACTCTAAAAGTGATGGCATGAATACAGATATCATGGGCTTAGAGAATGGTTCTGACTTGCAGCTAATTGAAATGCAGA GAGATGCCAACAGACAAATTAGTGAATACAAATTTAAGCTTTCGAAAGCTGAACAAGATATAACTACCTTGGAACAAAAC ATTGGACGACTTGAGGGGCAGGTTGCAAGGtataaaaatgcagcagaaaatgcagaaaaagtagAAGATGAACTCAAAGCTGAAAAGAGGAAGCTTCAGCGAGAG ttAAGAACAGCACTGGATAAGATAGAAGAGATGGAGATGACCAATAGCCACTTAATGAAAAGACTGGAGAAGATGAAGGCAAATAGGACTGCGCTTTTATCTCAGCAGTGA